From Rhodopseudomonas palustris, a single genomic window includes:
- a CDS encoding K(+)-transporting ATPase subunit F: MSLDLALAAAVTAGLLLYLTYALLRPERF; this comes from the coding sequence ATGTCGCTCGATCTCGCACTCGCTGCGGCGGTGACCGCCGGGCTCCTCCTCTATCTCACCTATGCGCTGCTGCGTCCGGAACGGTTCTGA